The following DNA comes from Schistocerca piceifrons isolate TAMUIC-IGC-003096 chromosome 3, iqSchPice1.1, whole genome shotgun sequence.
ATACCTCAGGCTGCATTATTTACGTAAGCTCGTGGAGCAATTGGGAAAGGTTGAATTAATGAGCAAACATATGCTCAAAGAGAAGGCTTTGATTACGATTAATAATATAGAAAATGTTTTATCACTTGACCTAATTACGTGAACAGGAAGGGAGGGGGCGGCATTATGCGCTTTTGGCGGGATTACTCAGAAATGGTATCAGTCACTCAAAAGCCGGACTTGGGTGACCGCGTTATGATTCTGATACTGACGTCGAAAAAAGAGGGGGCGGGGACGGCAGTAAATAAAATTTGGGCACTGCCACAACGTAAATATTTGCTAAGAAAGTGGCTATCTCTCCCTCACAAAGAAACAAATTCAAAAAAAATCAacaaatcgacagaaaaccaacatcaCAATGTTGCAAATTACGTTGAAAACACGTTAGGATAGTCTTATCAGCTGGCTCCCTTGTTCAAGGCACTGCCTACCACTTGCTTTCACTTGGTCAGCACAACGCATCTACCAAGAACCACAAATAGAGACAAGCCAACACTCAAAGTAACTGAGTAAAATATCTACCTCGCAAATCATGCTACCTCTGATAATCCCTGATCACCATTAAACACTCACCAATCGTGGTATTCTCCTTTCTTTCGGAAGTCGTACCCGCGACTAGCCACAAAAGAAAGCGCCACAATATCGTCCAAAAATTAACTAAAAGCCCTCTAGTCCGGTTTCTGTTATCCTTCCTGATTGTTCGCTACCATTTACCGATTTCAAATCTACGTGTTTTCCGCAGTTACTGTGCCACCGCTGGAATGGCGTGAACCAGGGGCCAAGATCCCATCACCAAGAAAACTACTGCAAATTTTACCTCCATAGCATAAAATTATGTTTGCAAAGAAATACATTCACACACTTTCGCAAATACCACCAATTAACACTTATGCTCGTCCTGTAAGGTGCAAGACTTATGGTCAGCACTAGAACAAAGGCGGCTTGCAACTACTGCTCTCTCATCTTCTTATTCCGGCAAAATTAAACTAATTACCTCGAAACTTGACACGTCACTCAGCAAATCAACCCTAAATAACACATCAAGAGTCCTATCCACAATGATGCAACTCATTTTTCAACTTCCTATCACACACCAACCGAAGCCCAGTTACAGCACGTCTCTTCAACTCGACCCTGCTCCTGGAAGTGCCGGAACGCGGCTGCTTTCCGGAGACAACGACCTCTCATTCATACCGCTGGTCTCTCTCTGGTTGAAGGCCAGTCTGCGAGCTCTACTCTCGTCCGACTCGAGACAAATTCTGTGCTTATCCTTCTCATGCTGTACTTTTGTAAGCCTATTGCTTTCTATATTTGGGTTAGTCCTTCACCTACCTACATCCCTTTATAATTTCATATCGTACCCTCATACACGATAGTAGAAATATAGATAGGACGAGGATGTGTGACACAGAAGTACTTAATGAATTAACACATAGTGGTGCACATTTACATGTCCATTGGCCGAGGTTTGAGATaaccagaggaaaaaaaaaattgttttcacgtCATACATTATCGTAAAGGTCACATTATTTGCCTTCTAATATCGTCTGAATATGGATAATGTTTGTGAAGTGTACTAGCACTACAGCTTCACTAATACATCGTTATCACTGCAGTGGCATATACTGTTTGATAGCAGTATACTTTTCGACACTGAGATGAGAAGTACAGACGTTGTTTGGTGGGTTGTCAGTCGACATGTTCAGTGTTTGTGGTAAGTTTTCTTGATATGAAAAATGCTGTAGCCGTTTATAGGTCTAGGGGCGCACAAGTGAGGTATCATGTGGAGAACGACGTTTTGAAATCATAATATAGGACTGTGAAGTTCACACGTGTGACTTTTAAGTATTGAACCAGACTTTGCTGCCGCAGATTGGAGGACAAAAAACTGTTTTCCACACAAACGTACCCACTTAGTCTCACTTATGCAGAAGCTCTTCTGACGCAATCCCTGTCGTTGCTTCATACCGCACATCTCGATAATTTCTGCTAACAGCAAACAGTGGCTGATTGCTACCAGAAAAAGTGAAGGACATTATGTAAGACCACTGCGTAATTTTGTTCCCTATAAAACAATTAATAGCTGAGCAAGTATTATTGACTTCTGCAGGCAGGCGCGTACAGAAAAGGCTGAAGAACAACTGTGAGTTCATAGACGGCTGACAACTGGTTGTATTCTCGGTTAGTGGGAAGCGTTTGTACATACTGCCATTTCCCATCATACTGAAGAAGGTGTACTATTGAACATAAATATTTTCGTGTCGTTACAGAAAAATTTGTTCGACAATACAGCCTGGTCTTTGAGGACATTGTAAgctcataaaaatttattttcacactTAAATTTAAAACAAGCCATTTAACAACAAATATAGCATTTCTTTTGTCATTAGTATCCATACACTTTCGACTGTAAAATATTGATACCACTGAATGTTATGAAAATGAAACGCTTGCACTCTTATTTTAACCATCGACCTCAACAAATCAGTGTAGGTAATTTTGCCTCTAGTATGTTGTCGGATTTTTCTATAGAAAAGTTGTTTGAGCCCATATATCTTGGATCATCTTCAGAAAGAAAGAAtcagatttacactctgcagcggagtgtgcgctggtatgaaacttcctggcagattaaaactgtgggccgcaCCGAGACCCacacgcgggacctttgcctttcgcaggcaagtactctactatctgagctacccaagtacgattcAAGGCCCGTATTCACATCTttccccgcgaaaggcgaaggtcccgagttcgagtctcggtccggcacacagtttttatctgccaggaagtttcatttcagaaagaaattttttcGTGTCACACACATCTCAGTTGGTGATCATCTGTGCCCACAACGGCATCTTATCTTACGTGTTCTTGGATTCATTCCGATATGCGATgatcaagaaaggaaaaaaatgtgatCTTTAAATTTAGGAACAGATAAAATTAAGatgcagttatttatttttttattatttacattttcacacagttagtTGGCTGTTATCTATCAACCGAGTATGGCCGGAGCAGCGTGGTATGCAGCAGCAACGACGGGGGCTGCGTGGTAGGCGGCGGCGACGACTGGGGCGGCGGGGGCCACGGCGAGTCCGTTGAAGTTCTGCGCGATGTACTGCGAGCTGTGCGCCGTCACGACGGCCggcgcgggggcggcgtaggccgcGGGGGCGGCGGCCACCAGGGGTGCGGAGTAGGCCAGGGGGGCGAGGCCAGCCTTGGGGGCGGCGCTCacgcagcaggcggcggcggccagGACCAGTACGAGCTGTCGGGAGAGCACACAGTCTGTGAGAGGAGTCATGTAAACATGATAACATGATTCTGTTGCAATGCTGTAATTGAAATATACCTTCTCTGTGCCAATTAACTGACAGGTACGACTGAACAGTGTCCAGAGAGTCCAATTACATTTAAAGACAGATTCCTCCATTTATTGTtcatgtggtgtaaaccttttgtGCATGTTAGTACGAAAACTGTCTCCTGACTAATGAAATGTGACGTAATGACGGTGAAGTACAATGAAATCTAGTGTTCAAAATATGTAGAACATAGAacagtcttttatttatttattgctcatttagcTTGATCAGATTAGGCCCTTAAGGCCCTCTTTTACATCTGACCAGaaagaacaaaaaacaaagattTCACATAGAACTTCACAGTAATAATAGGCATAATAACATTAGCAGggataaaagtaataatagtaatCGTTGAcactaataatattaataatagtgGTGAATAGTATAAGGAATTATATGAATTATTTTAGTACATTTGAGTCAGAGATTAGTGTTATCAGGAGTCAAAGGAGTATAGATGTAGGAGAAGATTGAAACTACAGTGACATTAGAAGACaggaaacaataaaatacaaatatataaCTCTGTTGACAAGTGGGCCAGGGGGAGTtgtaagaaatttggaaatttgtggtaaggtcttaatggaccaaactgctgaggtcctcggtccctaagcttacacactacttaatgtaacataaactaacttacactaagaaagacacacacaccaatgcccgagggtggattcgaacctccgacagcagGAGCAGTGCGGAGGACCttgacgagggggggggggagttacggGGTAGAGGGAATCTGCGAGACTAAGCCGCGGATCTGAGTATGGGGTAGATGGCTATTGTGATAGAAGTTgggccattagctgtcttttgaagcttCGAAAGGATTTGGTATCTCTGATATTTTGCAGAAGATGGTTCCAGAGTCACGTTCCTGACACGAAGAATGATTTGGAGAATACGGCAGTATTACGTGCTGGTACAGAGGGGATTTTTCTGTGTTAAGAGCGGGTGTTTCTGCTATGCTGTTCGGATAGTAATGTAAATGAATGAGAGGGATGCAGTGACTAAGAAGACAATGGAGCAAGCTTAGAGTATGATAGTCTCTACCCTTATTGgcaggtaactacactcctgggaattgaaataagaacaccgtgaattcattgtcccaggaaggggaaactttattgacacattcctggggtcagatacatcacatgaccacactgacagaaccacaggcacatagacaaaggcaacagagcatgcacaatgtcggcactagtacagtgtatatccacctttcgcagcaatgcaggctgctattctcccatggagacgatcgtagagatgctggatgtagtcctgtggaacggcttgccatgccatttccacctggcgcctcagttggaccagcgttcgtgctggacgtgcagatcgcgtgagacgacgcttcatccagtcccaaatatgctcaatgggggacagatccggagatcttgctggccagggtagttgacttacaccttctagagcacgttgggtggcacgggatacatgcggacgtgcattgtcctgttggaacagcaagttcccttgcccgtctaggaatggtagaacgatgggttcgaagacggtttggatgtaccgtgcactattcagtgcccctcgacgatcaccagtggtgtacggccagtgtaggagaccgctccccacaccatgatgccgggtgttggccctgtgtgcctcggtcgtatgcagtcctgattgtggtgctcacctgcacggcgccaaacacgcatacgaccatcattggcaccaaggcagaagcgacactcatcgctgaagacgacacgtctccattcgtccctccattcacgcctgtcgcgacaccactggaggcgggctgcacgatgttggggcgtgagcggaagacggcctaacggtgtgcgggaccgtagcccagcttcatggagacggttgctgggaagtggcggtgcggtcccgtacggcactgcgtaggatcctacggtcttggcgtgcatccgtgcgtcgctgcggtccggtcccaggtcgacgggcacgtgcaccttccgccgaccactggcgacaacatcgatgtactgtggagacctcacgccccacgtgttgagcaattcggcggtacctccacccggcctcctgcatgcccactatacgccctcgctctaagtccgtcaactgcacatacggttcacgtccacgctgtcgcggcatgctaccagtgttaaagactgcgatggagctccgtatgccacggcaaactggctgacactgacggcggcggtgcacaaatgctgcgcagctagcgccattcgacggccaacaccgcggttcctggtgtgtccgctgtgccgtgcgtgtgatcattgcttgtacagccctctcgcagtgtccggagcaagtatggtgggtctgacacaccggtgtcaatgtgttcttttttccatttccaggagtgtaaatgtttGTAGGCAGGAGTGATATGGTCCAAACAGCAAAAGTCGCCAATGTATCGTGCACACtgacaacagaaacaaaagaaccTTGTGCACGTCATCAAGAGTTAACAGTGAACGTTGCTCCTCTGGATTTAAATATGGACACTCTAGGAAAAGACATAATTAAGAATAATTCATTATGGGAGTTTCTACAATAAAAGAACAAAGTATCATGAAGAAATTCGTCTCAGCATAGAGGGCTTGAAATTTCAATACAATTAGCCAATCAATTGCTGACAGATCAGCTCCTATGACCGCTGATTTACGCTGCGTGATAGGTTCCTATTTTGGTGAGTTTGCATAAGTCTCTGTTAAACTTGTATATGCAAGATATGTGAAATTAGTGACAACCTATTATTTAATACTTTGCACTTTTAACTGGCTTCCTTTTACCTGATAGATGTGATTTGGATAATAACAGTAATTTCTTGATGGCCTGGTGAAAGTCTTTTACTTGGACGCCACTTCGGTAACCAGCGTGTTCCTAATCTACCCATACAAGCAATCAGGGAAAGGGGACTTACGGTTTAGTGTAGAATCCAAACCGCGTCTCATTTCCAACAAATCTCCACATGATTGAGACATGTATGCTAGTGTAAAAGCCAAACTGAAAAACCTGTGGTCCAATCGGAATATGATGCTGCGACCTTTCGATTCCAGGCGCTCGTTTTACCGCTTCACTGCTGGGCCCAACGTGGTTACGGATTGGAAAGTAAAGTAAccacaatctaaaaataacaaTTTTGCTGCTCTCTGATGAGATTAAGTGTAATAATGTAACTGTATGTATTGAAATATATTCACGCATCACAGTATTAGTTTTACGTATTTGTCAgtcttcccgtcagatcacggaagttaagcgctttcTGTCTTGGCAATGTCTTGTATGGATAACCATTCGTGGCTACCGAGTGATCTTGGCAAGTGGTAAGCACTCAGctattgtgaggccaattgaggagctacttggttgagtaGTAGCGGCTCGGttacggaaactgacaacggccgggagagcagcgtGCTGACAGCATGATCCTCCACATCCGCTTCTAATGACGCCAACGAGCTGAGGATCACAAAGGCAGTCGCTCGGTGCCGTTGGACCTTCCGATGTCTATTCGGGCGGAAACTGGACTTAAGtctggccggccgggatggccgagcggttctaggcgcttcagtctggaaccgcgcgaccgctacggtcgcatgttcgaatcctgcctcgggcatggatgtgtgtgacgtccttaggttagttaggtttaagtagttctaagttctagttgactgataaccccagaagttaagtcccatagtgctcagagcgatttgaactaaAGTCTGTGTATGTCTTTACCGAAAATCAAAACACGGTCTTATGAACATTGAGAAAATAGTTATTTTACAGAAACGATTCACTACGGTATTGTGACAGCTCTTTCACATCCAGTCCTGGAAATCAAAGTTCCCTTCCTTCATTTCGTCTCCTGTTTTATCTGGAACTGCACATTATCTTCGTAAACACTAATCATTTGCCTTGCAGCCAAGCCATTTCTCAGCATGGTGaaacctttcgatttgacgccactatgGTGGCTTAAGTGTTACTCTTTCTATTTAAGAACTCAGCCTAATTTCTATATGATGCACAAGACTGAGTCCAACCCCGTTTGAGACATCTCCTTCCGAAAACAATCTGAAACAATCTTCACAGCGGAGCTCGGAACCATCGCGTTAGCAACAAGCGTAACTACCCCGACAGTTACTCATTATCACTTATTCCTAGCGGTGATGAGTAAGTTGGTAACTACTGTTGGCGTACAATAGCTTCTAGTCTGGTTCCGTCACTAGCAGACATTTCACTGTATATGTCCTCGGAAGCCCCCTTAGTTTGCGAATTTCCCTATAACGTGCCAAAGTCAAAACAAATAAAGATTAACTGTGGAAATCCAAATATCCTTTGCGGCAAATGATTAAATGTGCCTTATTTCACTTCTGGTGCTATTACGGTTTGTAGTGCTACTACACCGACCTCAGAATTGTGGAAGCTTTGCTAGAAGGTAAATCCGATATCCGATACATTTGAAAATCGCCATACAGTGGCCACATCTCGGGTAACTCTACGACGGCTCTCACCTTGATCATGTTGTTGGATGAGCTGTACGGAGACACACCAGCTCGAGCGCCGAGCCGCCGTTTATATAGGCGCTGGGAGGCGGCCAGCCACGCGGCCTTGCGACAGACGATGGCCACGCAACAGGTGGAGCGCTGCAATACCTAACCGTCGAGCCAGGAGCTTGTGGACTAGGGTGTCTGTCCCCTGTCCAGATGCGGAACGTCAAAAGTTTGATCCATATTACAATAAACCTTCTCTCTATCGTGAAGAATATGGTAGTTCAAGCTTCTCTTTGTAGGGCAGCGCTTCCCAACTTTTCTGATAGCATTGCCTCTGAGTGAGATCATACAGAGTCTAATATCCCCAATAGAGCTTAGCGTCTACTTCAGGTTTAGCTTGAAAAAAACTTGTCTGGACATTCCCAATTTTGAAACTACAGTAAAATAGAAAAGATCATCTAAAGATCAACAAATGAAATTTATATGTTTTTTGGGTGTTACATTAAACCAAGAAACAATGAATGGCATGAAGATGATTGGTACTGTTTATTTCTAGCAATATTTCTTATATTCGGTTTGACCGTGGCCAATGGACATCATAAATCTTGTCCCAAGTTCAGTCGATAGTTTTCATTGCCACCATAGTCCTAAATCTGCTTTCACACCTATACGTTGTGAGGAACGGAATCAAGGTACTAAGCCTTTCCACTGATAATAATCTATACTCGTCACAATTCTTTCTCCATAGTGTCGCTGGTTTTGTTTTAGAGGAATCTATGTTCAGTGTGTAGTTTAAGAACTCTGAAAACATTTCTGCTTCTCCCACTCAAAGAAAAGGTCTTGAAAAATAAGTATTTGCCTGTCGATTCTCCAGTTCAAGAAAATACAGGCGAAATTCATTCCTGATTATATGTGTGAACGAGCATTTTTCACTGCTGACGTGCAGCATAGCTGTCAGTTCTGGGAATATCAAAATGCATTGAACTTGAGCCTTAGGTTGGTAGAGTTCCAACCTGCGAGGAACACTGGCAACTTTATCTCGTGctgtcaaaatattaaaaaaaatggttcaaatggctctgagcactatgggacttaacatctatggtcatcagtcccctagaacttagaactacttaaacctaactaacctaaggacatcacacaacacccagtcatcacgaggcagagaaaatccctgaccccgccgggaatcgaacccgggaacccgggcgcgggaagcgagaacgctaccgcacgaccacgagctgcggactgtcaaaATATTCATCATACATCCTGACAAACCGAGGTTAAGCGTATTTATTTATACAAAGGAAACCTCCAAGATATGCTactttggaaataaatatgttAGCTGTTTTTTGGGCATATTACGTCTTTCTTCTTTTCCATCCAGAAACATAGCACGTTTTTTTGTCAAAGCTCGATAGTCCTATGCAAAACCTTCAGGCGAGAGCCGGCctctgtgggcgagtggttctaggcgcttcagtccggaaccgggctgctgctgcaTGGATgtgctgcgggcatggatgtgtgtgatgttcttaggttagtaaggtttaagtagttctaagtataggggactgatgacctccgatgttaagtctcatagtgcttacagccatttgaacaatttgaaccattcaggCGAGACCCGCCGTATTCGTGTGCGGAACAAGAGAACTATGAATTTGCTCCAGTCTCTTTGCACAACTTTTTGAGAATTCTTGTGTTTGTTACTATCTTCACTATCTGAGTGAGTACATTCAACAAAGTAGGTGAAAGTAGTTTCACTGCAAATGCATAACGGCATATGATGCAGTAAAAATTTGTTTGGCCTTTGTGTGGATTCCAGAGCATACATGCAACGCAGAAGACGCTGCGTCAATAAAAACACCAACTTACATCACTGCATTTCGTTTTCCTCAGCAGAAGTGTCCACTGGTCAACAAACATTTTTGCCCTGTCTAGTAGTATCTAGTAATGCCGAGAACGTCTTCTTTCAGAAAGTCATTTATTATCTATCTCACACAGATAAGTGGCTAGGAACGTGATACTTCGGCCGATACATCTAACTGGAGTGGAAAGGAAT
Coding sequences within:
- the LOC124788766 gene encoding cuticle protein 16.5-like, producing MIKLVLVLAAAACCVSAAPKAGLAPLAYSAPLVAAAPAAYAAPAPAVVTAHSSQYIAQNFNGLAVAPAAPVVAAAYHAAPVVAAAYHAAPAILG